A region of Deinococcus rubellus DNA encodes the following proteins:
- a CDS encoding acyl-CoA dehydrogenase family protein: MDFTLPADLREMQTHIRNFALNDVESRAHEIEATNQVPPELIRQAADLGLFGLSIPEEYGGVGLGMLGRCAVYEALGQGHMGFGGMVSAHASIGTSGLVKLGTPEQKQKYLPRMATGECIAGFAITEPSSGSDAANIRTKAELRGDTYILNGTKHYISNAPIAGLLTVIAITDPAKGSKGMSAFLVEPTMPGVSVGKIDEKMGQKGALSAEVIFDNAEVPAANLLGPLDLGYREALGILTNGRVGIAARSTGAMQRLLDLSVAHAQGREQFGAPISTFQAVQFMLAEMEVDIQTSRVLWQKVAWMVDQGQDVRRMASVAKYHATEALSKVADKAVQIAGGVGYMKDAPFERFYRDQRLLRIYEGTSEIQKLIIAGDLLREK; this comes from the coding sequence ATGGACTTTACCCTGCCTGCCGATCTGCGCGAGATGCAGACGCACATTCGCAATTTCGCCCTGAACGATGTCGAGTCTCGCGCCCACGAGATCGAGGCCACCAACCAGGTGCCGCCCGAACTGATCCGGCAGGCCGCTGATCTGGGCCTGTTCGGGCTTTCCATTCCCGAGGAGTACGGCGGGGTGGGCCTGGGCATGCTGGGCCGCTGCGCCGTCTACGAGGCGCTAGGCCAGGGACACATGGGCTTTGGCGGCATGGTCTCGGCGCACGCCAGTATCGGCACCTCGGGGCTGGTCAAGCTGGGCACGCCCGAGCAAAAGCAGAAGTACCTGCCGCGTATGGCGACGGGCGAGTGCATCGCGGGCTTTGCCATCACCGAGCCGAGCAGCGGCTCCGACGCGGCCAACATTCGCACCAAAGCCGAATTGCGGGGCGATACCTACATCCTCAACGGCACCAAGCACTACATCTCCAACGCGCCCATCGCCGGTCTGCTGACGGTCATCGCCATCACCGATCCCGCCAAGGGCAGCAAGGGCATGAGCGCCTTTCTGGTCGAGCCGACGATGCCGGGCGTCAGTGTGGGCAAAATCGACGAGAAGATGGGCCAGAAGGGAGCCCTGTCGGCGGAAGTGATTTTCGACAATGCCGAGGTACCCGCTGCCAACCTGCTGGGGCCGCTCGATTTGGGCTACCGCGAAGCGCTGGGTATCCTGACCAATGGCCGGGTCGGCATCGCCGCCCGCAGCACCGGGGCGATGCAGCGCCTGCTCGACCTCAGCGTGGCCCACGCGCAGGGACGCGAGCAGTTCGGCGCACCGATCAGCACTTTTCAGGCGGTGCAATTCATGCTGGCCGAGATGGAAGTGGATATTCAGACCTCAAGGGTGCTGTGGCAGAAAGTCGCCTGGATGGTGGACCAGGGCCAGGATGTGCGCCGCATGGCCAGCGTCGCCAAGTACCACGCCACCGAGGCGCTTTCAAAGGTGGCCGACAAGGCGGTGCAGATCGCGGGCGGCGTCGGCTACATGAAGGACGCCCCGTTCGAGCGCTTCTACCGCGATCAGCGCCTGCTCAGAATCTACGAGGGCACTTCGGAGATTCAGAAACTGATTATCGCCGGGGACCTGCTGCGGGAGAAGTAA
- the rpoC gene encoding DNA-directed RNA polymerase subunit beta', with product MKDFSKVKIAIASPAKIREWSFGEVEKPETINYRTLKPEREGLFDERIFGPIKDYECACGKYKRQRYEGKVCERCGVEVTSSKVRRYRMGHIDLATPAAHIWYVKDSPSKIGTLLDLTAAQLEKVLYFSSYLVTDARNAQKDGRPLKRGELLSDDEYRELRNGRQETYTLQGGIDAAIRDGEYVTRGQTLGGNVVAKMDGLAQYRFPRRAEIAYSEVAEAALPVSSDMLVEQETFRAGEILGELEAAVEIKAPISATAFLLDLGEDSVMVELRESADADASSDDEGGEAEAETIKPGAVLSRVYIPQGMDVLVAHGEIVEAGAVLARAEAGARLRVSRDSKLSAVSLPKKGDAKVTVHWTRTAEYPVNPTMHVLVGDGSPVKKGQKVVGAIDKEEEIIAQADGVITLHAPASIIVSKAKVYTYTDEPLVVNLDRVEPGDELADSGNLKSEISGRIEIDLVRKQVRVIESYDFDAKMGAEAVKELLDDLDLPTLEAELGEMMKDNSRHKRAKARKRLEVTRSFISSGNHPSWMIMATVPVMPPDLRPMVQVDGGRFATSDLNDLYRRLINRNNRLKKLMGQGAPDMIIRNEKRMLQEAVDALIDNGRRGSPVTNPGSDRALRSLTDLLGGKQGRFRQNLLGKRVDYSGRSVIVVGPQLKLHQCGVPKRMALELFKPFLFKVLEEKGEVTNIKQARKMLERYRDTRDSVWDALEEVIEDKVVLLNRAPTLHRLGIQAFEPILVEGQSIQLHPLVCEAFNADFDGDQMAIHVPLSAQAQAEARIQMLSSHNLLSPANGEPNVKPSRDIILGIFTLTQLRKDNLGMGTAFTGEQDVLDALESGKVALNSHVTLNGAPITPGLIKYQFSSPDEAILAVERGGIDYQDHVRIQLNGVLYDTSAGRVMFRRIVQEALGTQGHLIDQLVNLQTAYEKDSLRDMIMTCFKELGVEATAKLLDALKDSGFKLSTTSGITIGIDDIVIPPAKDAILADADLKLREIEQNYEFGFMTEEERYKQVVTLWNDTTDEVKNEVFKNFEANYPFNPLWIMSQSGARGNPQQIRQLAGMRGLMARPDGSTIEVPIKASFREGLTVLEYFISTHGARKGGADTALRTADSGYLTRKLVDVAHEVVVRDVDCGSTDYTHIPLGHVDERSGEWRARKASEIETSIYGRTLTADVDVDGTVIPEGHMLSLEDVKLITKNAKAVNEVYVRTPLNCKVKAGVCQKCYGYDLSQAKPVSMGEAVGVVAAESIGEPGTQLTMRTFHTGGVAGSGDITMGLPRVIELFEGRKPKSQAVVADRDGIIRIEEEDERYLIRIDADDEQYSSKTATKIGKALRMIVKDGDRVEAGQPITRGAINPHDLLMYKDTDAAQRYLVEEVQRVYRSQGVKVHDKHIEVIVRQMLRYVEIVDGGDTTLLEGQTVERWEVDLANAALAEDKVQSSWKPVLLGITKSSLTTKSWLSAASFQHTTHVLTEASMKGQVDELIGLKENVILGKLIPAGTGLDIVRNMQVADPRTLEKYGEDVEPVSSPRPESFNYPVQPGASD from the coding sequence TTGAAAGATTTCAGCAAAGTCAAGATTGCCATCGCCAGCCCCGCGAAGATTCGCGAGTGGAGCTTCGGCGAGGTCGAAAAACCCGAAACCATCAACTACCGCACCCTCAAGCCCGAGCGCGAGGGGCTGTTCGACGAGCGTATCTTCGGGCCGATCAAGGACTACGAGTGCGCCTGCGGCAAGTACAAGCGCCAGCGTTACGAGGGCAAGGTCTGCGAGCGCTGTGGGGTGGAAGTCACCAGCAGCAAGGTGCGGCGCTACCGGATGGGTCACATTGACCTGGCGACGCCTGCCGCGCACATCTGGTACGTCAAGGACAGCCCCAGCAAGATCGGCACATTGCTTGATCTGACGGCAGCGCAACTCGAAAAAGTGCTGTACTTCTCCAGCTATCTGGTCACCGATGCCCGCAACGCCCAGAAAGATGGCCGCCCCCTCAAGCGCGGCGAACTGCTGAGTGACGACGAGTACCGCGAGCTTCGCAATGGCCGTCAGGAAACCTACACCCTCCAGGGCGGCATCGACGCGGCCATCCGTGACGGCGAGTACGTAACGCGCGGTCAGACGCTGGGCGGCAACGTGGTCGCCAAGATGGATGGCCTGGCCCAGTACCGCTTCCCGCGCCGCGCCGAGATCGCCTACTCGGAAGTGGCCGAAGCGGCCCTGCCGGTTTCCAGCGACATGCTGGTCGAGCAGGAGACCTTCCGGGCCGGTGAGATTCTGGGAGAACTGGAAGCCGCCGTGGAGATCAAGGCCCCGATCAGCGCCACCGCCTTCCTGCTCGATCTGGGCGAGGACTCGGTGATGGTGGAACTGCGCGAGAGTGCAGACGCAGACGCCAGCAGCGACGACGAAGGTGGCGAGGCGGAAGCCGAAACCATCAAGCCCGGCGCGGTGCTGTCGCGCGTTTACATCCCGCAGGGCATGGACGTGCTGGTGGCCCACGGCGAGATCGTCGAGGCCGGAGCCGTGCTGGCCCGCGCCGAGGCAGGTGCACGGCTGCGCGTCAGCCGCGACAGCAAGCTCAGCGCCGTGTCGCTGCCCAAGAAGGGCGACGCCAAGGTCACGGTCCACTGGACCCGCACCGCCGAGTACCCGGTCAACCCCACCATGCACGTGCTGGTCGGCGACGGCAGCCCGGTCAAGAAGGGACAGAAAGTCGTCGGCGCGATTGACAAGGAAGAGGAGATCATCGCCCAGGCCGACGGCGTGATCACCCTGCACGCCCCGGCCAGCATCATCGTCAGCAAGGCCAAGGTGTACACCTACACCGACGAGCCGCTGGTGGTCAACCTGGACCGCGTGGAACCCGGCGACGAACTGGCCGACTCCGGCAACCTCAAGAGCGAGATTTCCGGGCGCATCGAAATTGACCTGGTGCGCAAGCAGGTCCGCGTGATCGAGTCCTACGATTTCGACGCCAAGATGGGCGCGGAAGCGGTCAAGGAACTGCTCGACGACCTCGACTTGCCCACGCTGGAAGCCGAACTCGGCGAGATGATGAAGGACAACAGCCGCCACAAGCGTGCCAAGGCCCGCAAACGTCTGGAAGTGACCCGCAGCTTTATTTCCAGCGGCAACCATCCCTCCTGGATGATCATGGCCACTGTGCCGGTGATGCCGCCCGATCTGCGCCCGATGGTGCAGGTGGACGGCGGACGCTTCGCCACCTCCGACCTCAACGATCTCTACCGCCGCCTGATCAACCGCAACAACCGCCTCAAGAAGCTGATGGGCCAGGGCGCTCCCGACATGATCATCCGCAACGAAAAGCGGATGCTTCAGGAAGCCGTGGACGCCTTGATCGACAACGGACGGCGCGGCAGCCCCGTGACCAACCCCGGCTCGGATCGTGCTTTGCGTTCGCTGACCGACCTGCTCGGCGGCAAACAGGGCCGTTTTCGCCAGAACCTGCTGGGCAAGCGCGTGGACTACTCGGGCCGCTCGGTCATCGTGGTCGGCCCGCAGCTCAAGCTGCACCAGTGCGGTGTGCCCAAGCGCATGGCGCTCGAACTCTTCAAGCCCTTCTTGTTCAAGGTGCTAGAAGAGAAGGGTGAGGTCACCAACATCAAGCAGGCCCGCAAGATGCTGGAGCGCTACCGCGACACCCGCGATAGCGTCTGGGACGCCCTGGAAGAAGTGATTGAGGATAAGGTCGTGCTGCTCAACCGCGCCCCGACACTCCACAGATTGGGCATTCAGGCGTTTGAGCCGATTTTGGTGGAAGGCCAGTCCATTCAGCTTCACCCGCTGGTCTGTGAGGCGTTCAACGCCGACTTCGACGGCGACCAGATGGCGATTCACGTCCCGCTGTCGGCCCAGGCTCAAGCTGAGGCCCGCATTCAGATGCTCTCGTCGCACAACCTGCTCTCACCCGCCAACGGTGAGCCGAACGTCAAGCCCAGCCGCGACATCATTCTCGGCATCTTCACCCTGACCCAGCTCCGCAAGGACAACCTCGGCATGGGCACGGCCTTTACCGGCGAGCAGGACGTGCTGGACGCACTGGAAAGCGGCAAGGTGGCCCTCAACAGCCACGTGACCCTCAACGGCGCACCCATCACACCCGGCCTGATCAAGTACCAGTTCTCCAGCCCCGACGAAGCGATTCTGGCCGTTGAGCGCGGCGGCATCGATTATCAGGACCACGTGCGGATTCAGCTCAATGGCGTCCTGTACGACACCTCCGCCGGGCGCGTGATGTTCCGCCGGATCGTACAGGAAGCGCTCGGAACGCAGGGCCACCTGATCGATCAGCTGGTCAACCTCCAGACCGCCTACGAGAAAGACTCGCTGCGCGACATGATCATGACCTGCTTCAAGGAGCTTGGGGTGGAAGCCACCGCCAAACTGCTCGACGCCCTCAAGGACAGCGGCTTCAAGCTCTCCACCACCTCGGGCATCACCATCGGCATCGACGACATCGTGATTCCGCCTGCCAAGGACGCCATCCTGGCCGACGCCGATCTCAAGCTGAGGGAAATCGAGCAGAACTACGAGTTCGGCTTCATGACCGAGGAAGAGCGCTACAAGCAGGTCGTGACGCTCTGGAACGACACCACCGACGAGGTCAAGAACGAGGTCTTCAAAAACTTCGAGGCCAACTACCCGTTCAACCCGCTGTGGATCATGTCGCAGTCGGGTGCCCGTGGCAACCCGCAGCAGATTCGCCAGCTGGCCGGAATGCGCGGGTTGATGGCCCGCCCCGACGGCAGCACCATCGAGGTGCCGATCAAGGCCAGCTTCCGCGAGGGCCTGACCGTGCTGGAGTACTTCATCAGCACCCACGGCGCGCGTAAGGGCGGCGCGGACACAGCACTCAGAACCGCCGACTCCGGCTACCTGACCCGCAAGCTGGTTGACGTGGCCCACGAAGTCGTGGTGCGCGACGTGGACTGCGGAAGCACCGATTACACCCACATTCCGCTGGGCCATGTGGATGAGCGCAGCGGCGAGTGGCGTGCCCGTAAGGCCAGCGAGATCGAGACCAGCATCTACGGCCGCACCCTGACGGCGGACGTGGACGTGGACGGCACGGTCATTCCCGAAGGCCACATGCTCAGCCTGGAAGACGTCAAGCTGATCACCAAGAATGCCAAGGCCGTGAATGAGGTCTACGTCCGCACGCCGCTCAACTGCAAGGTCAAGGCGGGCGTGTGCCAGAAGTGCTACGGCTACGATCTCTCGCAGGCCAAGCCGGTCAGTATGGGCGAGGCGGTGGGCGTGGTCGCGGCGGAAAGTATCGGTGAACCCGGTACCCAGCTCACCATGCGCACCTTCCACACCGGCGGCGTGGCGGGCAGCGGGGACATCACCATGGGTCTGCCGCGCGTGATCGAGCTGTTCGAGGGCCGCAAGCCCAAGTCGCAGGCGGTGGTCGCTGACCGTGACGGCATCATCCGCATCGAAGAGGAAGATGAGCGCTACCTGATTCGCATCGACGCCGACGACGAGCAGTACAGCTCCAAGACCGCCACCAAGATCGGCAAGGCGCTGCGCATGATCGTCAAGGACGGCGACCGGGTGGAAGCCGGGCAGCCGATCACGCGCGGCGCGATCAACCCCCACGACCTGCTGATGTACAAGGACACCGACGCCGCCCAGCGCTACCTGGTGGAAGAAGTGCAGCGCGTCTACCGCTCGCAGGGCGTGAAGGTTCACGACAAGCACATCGAAGTCATCGTTCGCCAGATGCTGCGCTACGTCGAGATTGTGGACGGCGGCGACACCACCCTGCTCGAAGGCCAGACCGTCGAGCGCTGGGAAGTCGATCTGGCCAACGCGGCCCTCGCCGAAGACAAGGTTCAAAGCTCCTGGAAGCCCGTTCTGCTGGGCATCACCAAGAGCAGCCTGACCACCAAGTCCTGGCTGTCGGCGGCCAGCTTCCAGCACACCACCCACGTGCTGACCGAGGCCAGCATGAAGGGCCAGGTAGACGAGCTGATCGGCCTCAAGGAAAATGTCATTCTCGGCAAGCTGATTCCGGCGGGCACGGGTCTGGACATCGTCCGCAACATGCAGGTGGCCGACCCCCGCACGCTGGAGAAGTACGGCGAGGACGTGGAGCCGGTGTCGTCTCCGCGCCCCGAGTCGTTCAACTATCCGGTGCAGCCGGGAGCCAGCGACTGA
- the rpoB gene encoding DNA-directed RNA polymerase subunit beta has protein sequence MKPQPRIERFGEIQEVIKLPALTEVQVNSFKTFLQDGTPINQRANAGLQGAFREVFPIDETEKGRSTGLVLDYLEYRLGDPVYTPEECREKDLTYQAPLYAKLQLIHKDSGLIKEDQVFLGDLPLMTGDGSFVINGADRVVISQIHRSPGVYFTTNYKGLKKYYTAAIIPMPKRGPWIELEFAGGILEMKVNKRKFPVAMLLRVLGYDDASLKSLFTEFEPNLELPEDKTAGMGADEALLRLFTVLRPGDPPKRDKATQYLYGLLADPKRYDLGAPGRFKMNTKLGIKREDSTLLNFVDGKFTDAGLIDTIRYLMALTNGLTETTVGADADGVAITVPVGPDDIDHLGNRRVRTVGELLADQLRVGLGRMARGVRERMLLGNPDAATPTKLVNNRPIVAAMREFFGRSQLSQFKDQTNPLSDLRHKRRISALGPGGLTRERAGFDVRDVHRTHYGRICPIETPEGANIGLISSLASYAKVNPLGFIEAPYRRVEKGRVTDDVRYMTADIEDRYAIAQANTKLNSDGTFAEERVLCRKKGDPNFYEHADVQYMDVSPKQIVSINTSLIPFLEHDDANRALMGSNMQSQAVPLIRAESPAVGTGVEERVITDSGTSVVSDVTGKVTYVDARNIQITLSEDAPAIGYVTGNVRTFELVRFTRSNQGTNLDQHPTIATGDDVVAGQVIADGPASEMGRLALGQNITIAIMPFDGFNFEDAICISEGLIRKDFYTSVHIEKDEVEARDTKLGPEKITRDIPGLSEAALRDLDEDGIVRVGAEVKPGDILVGKTSFKGESEPTPEERLLRSIFGEKAREVKDTSLRVQSGQGGVVVKTVRFRRGDEGVDLKPGVREVVRVYVAQKRQLQVGDKVANRHGNKGVVSKILPPEDMPYLEDGTPVDLVFNPLGVPSRMNLGQILETHLGEVARLTNQKFVTPVFDSATEIAIKEMLEVAAAERLQARKDDGFDFDKREQEVLDRAGKLGVIAQPAGEYEKAQMQLARTGKSILFDGRSGEAISGPVVVGTMYVMKLYHMVEDKLHARSTGPYSLITQQPLGGKAQFGGQRFGEMEVWALEAYGAAHTLQEMLTIKSDDIDGRDAAYQSIVKGEEVSGSTIPESFKVLVKELHSLGLDVEVLDRFDKNVDIFEGMLPKR, from the coding sequence ATGAAACCACAACCACGTATCGAACGGTTCGGCGAGATTCAGGAAGTTATCAAGTTGCCTGCTCTGACGGAAGTGCAGGTTAATTCGTTCAAAACTTTTTTGCAAGACGGCACCCCCATCAATCAGCGGGCCAATGCAGGCTTGCAGGGCGCGTTCCGGGAAGTCTTCCCGATTGACGAGACCGAGAAGGGCCGCAGCACCGGCCTGGTGCTCGATTACCTGGAATACCGCCTGGGCGACCCGGTGTACACGCCGGAAGAATGCCGCGAAAAAGATTTGACTTATCAGGCCCCGCTCTACGCCAAGCTGCAACTCATTCACAAAGACAGCGGCCTGATCAAGGAAGATCAGGTGTTCCTGGGCGACCTGCCGCTGATGACCGGCGACGGCTCATTCGTCATCAACGGTGCGGACCGCGTGGTCATCTCGCAGATTCACCGCAGCCCCGGCGTGTACTTCACGACCAATTACAAGGGCCTGAAAAAATACTACACGGCGGCCATCATCCCGATGCCCAAGCGTGGTCCCTGGATCGAGCTGGAATTTGCGGGCGGCATTCTGGAAATGAAGGTCAACAAGCGTAAATTCCCAGTGGCCATGCTGCTGCGCGTCCTCGGCTACGACGACGCCAGCCTGAAGTCGCTGTTTACCGAGTTCGAGCCGAACCTGGAACTGCCCGAAGACAAGACCGCTGGCATGGGCGCGGACGAGGCCCTACTGCGCCTGTTCACTGTGCTGCGTCCCGGCGACCCACCCAAGCGCGACAAAGCCACCCAGTATCTCTACGGCCTGCTGGCCGACCCCAAACGCTACGACCTCGGTGCGCCGGGCCGCTTCAAGATGAACACCAAGCTGGGCATCAAGCGCGAAGACAGCACGCTGCTCAACTTTGTGGACGGCAAGTTCACCGACGCGGGCCTGATCGACACCATCCGCTACCTGATGGCGCTGACCAACGGCCTGACCGAAACCACCGTGGGCGCGGACGCTGACGGCGTGGCCATTACCGTGCCAGTCGGCCCCGACGACATTGACCACCTCGGCAACCGCCGCGTCCGCACCGTGGGCGAACTGCTGGCCGATCAGCTCCGGGTGGGCCTGGGCCGCATGGCACGCGGCGTGCGCGAGCGGATGCTGCTTGGCAACCCCGACGCGGCCACCCCCACCAAGCTGGTCAACAACCGCCCCATCGTGGCGGCCATGCGCGAGTTCTTCGGACGCAGCCAGCTCAGCCAGTTCAAGGACCAGACCAACCCCCTATCGGATTTGCGCCACAAGCGCCGTATCTCCGCGCTGGGGCCGGGCGGGCTGACCCGCGAGCGCGCGGGCTTCGACGTGCGCGACGTTCACCGCACCCACTACGGGCGCATCTGCCCGATCGAGACGCCGGAAGGCGCGAACATCGGCCTGATTTCCAGCTTGGCGAGCTACGCCAAGGTCAATCCGCTGGGCTTCATTGAGGCACCGTATCGCCGGGTTGAGAAGGGCCGCGTCACCGACGACGTGCGCTACATGACCGCCGACATCGAGGACCGTTATGCGATTGCCCAGGCCAATACCAAGCTCAACAGTGATGGTACCTTCGCCGAGGAGCGGGTGCTGTGCCGCAAGAAGGGTGACCCGAACTTCTACGAGCACGCCGACGTGCAGTACATGGACGTGTCTCCCAAGCAGATCGTCAGCATCAACACCTCGCTGATTCCCTTTCTGGAGCACGACGACGCCAACCGCGCTTTGATGGGATCGAACATGCAATCGCAGGCCGTGCCGCTGATCCGCGCCGAGAGTCCCGCCGTGGGCACCGGCGTCGAGGAGCGCGTCATCACCGATTCCGGCACCAGCGTCGTGAGCGACGTGACCGGCAAGGTGACCTACGTGGACGCCCGCAACATTCAGATCACGCTCAGCGAGGACGCCCCGGCCATCGGTTACGTGACCGGCAACGTCCGCACCTTCGAGCTGGTCCGCTTTACCCGCTCCAACCAGGGCACCAACCTCGACCAGCATCCCACCATCGCCACCGGCGACGACGTGGTGGCCGGACAGGTCATCGCCGACGGCCCCGCTTCCGAGATGGGCCGCCTGGCACTGGGCCAGAACATCACCATCGCCATCATGCCCTTTGACGGCTTCAACTTCGAAGACGCCATCTGCATCAGCGAAGGGCTGATCCGCAAGGATTTCTATACCTCAGTCCACATTGAGAAGGACGAGGTTGAGGCCCGCGACACCAAGCTGGGGCCGGAGAAGATCACCCGCGACATTCCTGGTCTGTCGGAAGCCGCCCTGCGCGATCTCGACGAGGACGGCATCGTGCGCGTCGGTGCGGAAGTCAAACCCGGCGATATTCTGGTCGGCAAGACCAGCTTCAAGGGCGAGTCGGAACCCACTCCGGAAGAGCGGCTCCTGCGCTCGATCTTCGGTGAGAAAGCGAGGGAAGTGAAAGACACCTCGCTGCGGGTGCAGTCGGGCCAGGGCGGCGTGGTCGTCAAGACCGTGCGTTTCCGGCGCGGCGACGAGGGCGTGGACCTCAAGCCCGGCGTGCGCGAAGTGGTGCGCGTCTACGTGGCCCAGAAGCGCCAGCTCCAGGTGGGCGATAAGGTCGCCAACCGCCACGGCAACAAGGGCGTCGTCAGTAAGATTCTGCCGCCCGAGGACATGCCCTACCTGGAAGACGGCACCCCCGTCGATCTGGTATTCAACCCGCTGGGCGTGCCCTCGCGCATGAACCTGGGCCAGATTCTGGAAACCCACCTCGGCGAGGTGGCCCGCCTGACCAACCAGAAGTTCGTGACTCCGGTGTTCGACTCGGCCACCGAGATCGCCATCAAGGAAATGCTGGAAGTCGCTGCCGCCGAGAGATTGCAGGCCCGCAAAGACGACGGCTTCGACTTCGACAAGCGAGAGCAGGAAGTGCTGGACCGCGCCGGGAAGCTGGGCGTGATCGCTCAGCCCGCTGGCGAGTACGAAAAAGCCCAGATGCAGCTCGCACGCACCGGCAAGAGCATTCTGTTCGACGGGCGCAGTGGTGAGGCGATCAGCGGCCCCGTCGTGGTCGGCACCATGTACGTGATGAAGCTCTACCACATGGTGGAAGACAAGCTGCACGCCCGCAGCACCGGCCCCTACTCGCTGATCACCCAGCAGCCGCTGGGCGGCAAGGCGCAGTTCGGCGGCCAGCGCTTCGGCGAGATGGAAGTCTGGGCGTTGGAAGCCTACGGCGCGGCCCACACCCTCCAGGAAATGCTGACCATCAAGTCCGACGACATCGACGGACGCGACGCGGCCTACCAGAGCATTGTCAAGGGCGAAGAAGTGTCGGGCAGCACCATTCCCGAATCGTTCAAGGTACTGGTCAAGGAACTCCACTCGCTCGGTCTGGACGTGGAAGTGCTCGACAGATTTGACAAGAACGTGGACATTTTCGAGGGCATGTTGCCCAAGAGGTAA
- a CDS encoding pyridoxamine 5'-phosphate oxidase family protein, with protein sequence MAKRLSAISPQLQAFIEQQLVFFVGTAAPDGRVNISPKGLDSLRVLGPNEVAWLSVTGSGNETAAHLHQSPRMTLMFCAFTGAPLILRLYGQARMVQPGDAGWAHAAALFPALPGARQVYLLDIDLVQTSCGMAVPLMDFQAERSELNTWTAAKSPDALHAYQLEKNALSIDGFPTGLPETLSVD encoded by the coding sequence ATGGCCAAACGTCTGAGTGCGATCAGTCCGCAGTTGCAAGCCTTCATCGAGCAGCAGTTGGTCTTCTTCGTCGGCACGGCGGCCCCGGATGGCCGGGTCAATATCTCGCCCAAGGGCCTGGACAGCCTGCGCGTGCTGGGGCCGAATGAGGTGGCCTGGCTGAGTGTCACCGGCAGCGGCAATGAGACGGCGGCCCATCTGCACCAGTCGCCGCGCATGACGTTGATGTTCTGCGCCTTCACGGGCGCGCCGCTGATCCTGCGTCTCTACGGCCAGGCCCGCATGGTGCAGCCGGGCGACGCCGGGTGGGCACATGCGGCGGCCCTATTCCCGGCGCTGCCTGGCGCGCGGCAGGTGTATTTGCTCGACATTGATCTGGTGCAGACCTCCTGCGGCATGGCCGTACCGCTGATGGACTTCCAAGCCGAGCGGAGTGAGCTGAACACCTGGACGGCAGCCAAATCACCCGACGCCCTGCACGCCTATCAGCTTGAGAAGAATGCGCTGAGCATCGACGGCTTTCCCACCGGTCTTCCGGAAACGCTCAGCGTCGACTGA
- the tuf gene encoding elongation factor Tu, with translation MAKGTFERTKPHVNIGTIGHVDHGKTTLTAAITYTAASIDASIETMRYDQIDKAPEEKARGITINTAHVEYSTAARHYSHVDCPGHADYVKNMITGAAQMDGAILVVSSADGPMPQTREHILLAKQVGVPHIVVFMNKVDMVDDEELLELVEMEVRELLGRYDFPGDDVPVVKGSALRALEALTATPKMARGTDKWVDNVWELLDAVDSYIPTPERDTDKAFLMPVEDVFTITGRGTVATGRVERGIVKVQDDVEIIGLRDLRKTTVTGIEMHRKLLDSGMAGDNVGVLLRGVARDDVERGQVLAKPGSIKPHTKFEASVYVLSKDEGGRHSAFFGGYRPQFYFRTTDVTGVVELSEGVEMVMPGDNVTFTVDLIKPIAMEEGLRFAIREGGRTVGAGVVTKIVE, from the coding sequence ATGGCAAAAGGAACGTTCGAGCGCACCAAGCCCCACGTCAACATCGGCACCATCGGTCACGTCGATCACGGCAAGACCACTTTGACGGCGGCCATCACCTACACCGCCGCCTCGATTGACGCCAGCATCGAGACCATGCGTTACGACCAGATCGACAAGGCCCCCGAGGAAAAGGCGCGCGGCATCACCATCAACACCGCCCACGTCGAGTACTCCACTGCCGCGCGTCACTACTCCCACGTCGACTGCCCTGGCCACGCCGACTACGTCAAGAACATGATCACCGGTGCCGCCCAGATGGACGGCGCGATTCTGGTCGTGTCGAGCGCTGACGGCCCCATGCCCCAGACCCGCGAGCACATCCTGCTCGCCAAGCAGGTCGGCGTGCCCCACATCGTCGTCTTCATGAACAAGGTCGACATGGTCGACGATGAGGAGCTCCTCGAGCTCGTCGAGATGGAAGTTCGCGAGTTGCTGGGCCGCTATGATTTCCCTGGTGATGACGTGCCGGTCGTCAAGGGCAGCGCCCTGCGCGCCCTCGAAGCCCTGACCGCCACCCCCAAAATGGCGCGCGGCACCGACAAGTGGGTCGACAACGTCTGGGAGCTCCTCGACGCCGTCGATTCCTACATCCCCACCCCTGAGCGTGACACCGACAAGGCCTTCCTGATGCCGGTCGAGGACGTCTTCACCATCACCGGACGTGGCACGGTCGCCACCGGGCGCGTCGAGCGCGGCATCGTCAAGGTCCAGGACGACGTCGAGATCATCGGCCTGCGCGATCTGCGCAAGACCACCGTCACCGGCATCGAGATGCACCGCAAGTTGCTCGACTCCGGTATGGCCGGCGACAACGTGGGCGTGCTGCTGCGCGGCGTCGCCCGCGACGACGTGGAGCGCGGTCAGGTGCTGGCCAAGCCCGGGTCGATCAAGCCGCACACCAAGTTCGAGGCCAGCGTGTACGTGCTGAGCAAGGACGAGGGCGGGCGTCACTCGGCGTTCTTCGGCGGCTACCGTCCGCAGTTCTACTTCCGCACGACGGACGTGACGGGCGTGGTGGAACTGTCCGAGGGCGTGGAAATGGTGATGCCCGGCGATAACGTGACCTTTACCGTGGACCTGATCAAGCCGATTGCCATGGAAGAGGGCCTCAGATTCGCCATCCGCGAAGGTGGCCGCACCGTCGGCGCGGGCGTCGTCACCAAGATCGTGGAGTAA